In Aedes albopictus strain Foshan chromosome 3, AalbF5, whole genome shotgun sequence, the genomic window GAAAGTTTGTCCTGTGGATCTATGCGGAATCCCAGCACGTAAGATCCGGCCGTTTCCAACGTTTGAATGACCAGAGCGGGCCCGTATTTGGACTCACGGATGCGAATGTTGGAAATTTGCATGTAGGGTAGCGAGATGTTGAAGCTGTTGTTCATCTCGGCAAACCACACCAGGCGAACATTGGTCAGAATGAAGATTCCCAGGTTGCCTTGATCGCTGGACAGGTTCCAGACTCCGCTGATTGTGTTGAAGACCTGCTCCTGGAGCAGGACGTTCAGCTGTCCACTGTTGACGATTGCCGAGCGAAGTTTGAGCTCGCGGTAGAGAAACGATGCTTGATACAAGcggtagatgtcgaaaatcgccGAAAAATGCTTGGTATTGTTCACGGTAAGGTTGGTGAAGATGAACTCAAATCTGGAGTTGTTTCCCACGCTGAGTATGTGTAAGGCCTGCGTTGTCCCTCGTACCTTGGAGACCACCGTTTTGGTGTTCATCGTGAGCACGCAGGTGAACCCTATCGAAAGACTGAACCGATTGGACGTGACGGAATACCAAATAATGCGCAGATTGGTAACTAGCAGCCTTCCACGATCGCCAAGATTGCCCTTGGTATCCTCTATGGAGTCCAGTATTTCAAGTGGCTGCTCACCACTGCGGATAGTTTTGCAACTGGTGGGAAAAGTGAAAAAATACAAACACAGGTCACGAATACAGGTTGACTACGGTTGTTATTGATGACTTTACATATTGGTTATGTCGAATTTGATCTCACGATCTTCCCAGACCGGTTTTTGATTCATTTTTGATATTTTAGAAAAACACGAACAGGTCTAGCAATGTAAGTAAATAGCACTTTTATTATCTATTGTTGCACACATTTGTTGTCCACGGCGACGACCGTTGGAGAATCGATCGTGGTCATGCGCGTTGATGATTTTCCGACAGGTTGTTTTATGATTTTAACCGTACAAGACCAAATTCTTGGAAGCATTTTTGTTGTAAAAATCACTGAAAACATTCAAGGCTGTTTTCAGTGATttgttttaaaacaaaaaaaaaacaaagttgatGAAAACACATATCTTAGATTAGGTAAAATTTATATGAAGAGAAAAAAGATAGAATTTCCAATTGAAATTGTTCATAATATGTTTAAAACAATTGATGACAAATTATATCAGAAATATAAATTTACCTGTGCGATCATATTTTTCATTAAGTATTATTGCCGAGAATTGTGAGAATAATTCGAAGACGTAGTTGCTCCACTTCTTTCTAAAAGTGCGACCAGCAACTATTCTGAAATTATTTGCATAGTTAGCGTTAAATTTTAATGCAATAAATCATTTTCTGTTCGCTCCTCTAACTAATCAGTCGAGTTTACTTCGCTGTCAGGTTATGGACCGTAATATACGAGTAACCATAGAAACGATCAATCAAGTTGGAGgtaatgccaatgcagaacccgtagcttccgggaaggtaagcccagctccctgggttagtgggttggtgtcaggccctgcgagccaggcgtaaaaaagactagcacaggaaaatcaacaagagatgaatgcgaaccgataccaatggcgacgaccacagcgacgaaaagggacttgcgattggaagctcggtacgtggaactgcagatctcccaACTTCAtcgagagcacccgcatactcgccgatatactgaaggaccgcgggttccaaatcgtagcactgcagggggtgtgttggacaggatctatggtgcgaacgtttagaggtaatcataccatctaccagagttgcgacaacacacgttttggcgatggcacaaatgtcccaaatggaggataacgtgcctctcgagccggccttctgatacctgagtacgaccgctgcccaaaccacgacgtcaaaatcatcataggggatctaaacgctcaggtaggccaggaggaggaattcagaccgacgattggaaagttcagcgctcaccagctgacgaacgaaaatggcctacgcctcatcgatttcgccgcctccaagaacatggccattcgtagcaccttttcccagcacagcctcccgtatcgttacacctgggccctgtagcataatcgggctaataatattagctacaagttataagttacaagtactaatattataagtgctaataatttgtgttgcataaaggctcaattttccactaatattattagcacttgtaatatggacttatccaccgatgaaccgaattcatcgcggtccgagaattttgacactagagcggggccgttccaatcagaattggacgattctgattggaacagaccccgctctagtgtcaaaattctcggaccgcgatgaatttggttcatcggtggataagtccatggacttatccaccgatgaaccgaattcatcgcggtccgagaattttgacaatagagcggggccgttccaatcagaattggacgattctgattggaacagaccccgctctagtgtcaaaattctaggaccgcgatgaatttggttcatcggtggataagtccatagtgtcaaaattctcggaccgcgatgaattcggttcatcggtggataagtccattgattCCAAAGATTTAATAgcactggttgaaaaacaatgtataaagatttagcaacatgtattaagcttcttgttaaaatccgaagcgatctgggatgcaaaaattgagcttttacctacttttatatgtcgcaactcgattcgagttagtaTATGTATATTGTAGcccttgattagcttaatga contains:
- the LOC109429506 gene encoding Bardet-Biedl syndrome 5 protein homolog; its protein translation is MNQKPVWEDREIKFDITNICKTIRSGEQPLEILDSIEDTKGNLGDRGRLLVTNLRIIWYSVTSNRFSLSIGFTCVLTMNTKTVVSKVRGTTQALHILSVGNNSRFEFIFTNLTVNNTKHFSAIFDIYRLYQASFLYRELKLRSAIVNSGQLNVLLQEQVFNTISGVWNLSSDQGNLGIFILTNVRLVWFAEMNNSFNISLPYMQISNIRIRESKYGPALVIQTLETAGSYVLGFRIDPQDKLSDVYKELLSLHSVYTETPIFGVFYEQKPDVARPPTESIDDIEELDTKAGTEINSKFTAYLAESDPGSRRRKPFYCKELGFAMESIKEGYTLKDLWEVVPSTSSSG